GACTAAAACCACCACTCTCAGCGATACCACAGTATTCAGCCCCCTGTTTTTTGGCGCCAATCAGGGCAGAATGATTTTCCGGATAGATCGTATAGAAATCGAAGGCGCGGAGTAGCTCAACCGGGGCACCACTGGTAACCCAGGCTACTTTCTTGGCACCAGGGACATAGCGGGCCAGGAAATAATGCCGACTTAAAATCTCTTTGAGGCGTTTATTGGTTTTTAATGGAGGTCCAAAAGCTGGAGAAACAGGCCGGTGACGCCGTTTTTTTAAAGCTTGTAATGACATGAGTGCCGGGGCACCCAGGTCCTTCATGAATTGATATTTTAATTTTCCGGTGAGACTCAAACCCGTACCTCTTCAGTTAACATTTCAACAAAGGCTTCAACGCGGGTTTTATCTTGTCCAGAGAAGCCAGGCTGTAATTCAGTTTCCAGAGTCAAAAGGGGGTTGCCGGCTTGTTTTAGGTTTTTCACCAGGAATCGGTGATCAAAAAGTTCGGGTTCACAGAATTTTACGATATTGAAGAGAACACCATGTGCTTGACTTTCAGCGATCATTTTCTGGAGATAGTGAATTCGTTCTTCCAGACCACTCACCCGGGTGGAGCAGGGAGGCAAGAGGAAATGGCGATCCGTTAGATAATCAAAAGGATCTTCCGGGATATCAAGCGGGGTAATGGGAACTCGACGACTGCCAGCCAGTAGATCTTCGGCAACAATGGTAACCCCAAGATCATCCAGGAAAGTCAGGATGACGTTATGGGGCGGTAATATCCCGGAGAGCAGTAATCGCCTGGTCTGGTTATGAACAGCTTGATCTTGAATCATTACTTTATCAAGAATATTAAGATAATCCTCTGGTCTAAGATATTCACCAGCTCGTAGAAGTTGGAAATACTCCACATTTGACAGGTCCAGTTGATCTGATAGACGAGCAGTTTGAATTTCAAGACGGCGACTATCGATCTGAAAGCCCAATTCACAGACTGTTGCCAATTTTTTCTGATCCAGTGGCCCGTGTTCTACTTCCAGAATAGTTTTAAAGTCTGTGATCAGGTCGAGATAGAACTGTCGGGTTGCTTTATTGAAAGTCCCCTTG
This window of the Candidatus Neomarinimicrobiota bacterium genome carries:
- a CDS encoding 2-hydroxyacyl-CoA dehydratase family protein; this encodes MMIPNRKEYLQQQANYGQKIMGVLPALYPKELLWAFDILPAEIWDPPGEILRANAHLQATICPVVKRSLEFILKEPDIINAGYLFPHTCDSLQNLATQVKDLIGIPASVYTFYNPKGTFNKATRQFYLDLITDFKTILEVEHGPLDQKKLATVCELGFQIDSRRLEIQTARLSDQLDLSNVEYFQLLRAGEYLRPEDYLNILDKVMIQDQAVHNQTRRLLLSGILPPHNVILTFLDDLGVTIVAEDLLAGSRRVPITPLDIPEDPFDYLTDRHFLLPPCSTRVSGLEERIHYLQKMIAESQAHGVLFNIVKFCEPELFDHRFLVKNLKQAGNPLLTLETELQPGFSGQDKTRVEAFVEMLTEEVRV